The following DNA comes from Thermovirga sp..
CGAGGAAATGATCTGGCTCAAGTGCAGCGAATTGGAAGGATTAAGGAAAACATTGACTCCCTTTTTCCAGATATCGGGATCTGCCAGGGGCTTCCCCAGGATATCCCTCCGGTCCGACTAAAGGGCGAGGAAAGGAAGGAATCATTCATGGCTATTGTGGCCATCGTCGGTAGACCCAACGTGGGCAAATCATCCCTTTTCAACCGCATCATCGGCAGGAGAATGGCCATTGTCGACGACCAGCCCGGCGTAACCAGGGATAGGATTTACGGTGAGGGCGAGCACGAAAGAAGAAACTTTCTCCTTGTCGACACGGGCGGTCTTCTCCCAGAAGGAGGGGACCTCCTGTCGGAGAGCATACGGAAGCA
Coding sequences within:
- a CDS encoding GTP-binding protein produces the protein MAIVAIVGRPNVGKSSLFNRIIGRRMAIVDDQPGVTRDRIYGEGEHERRNFLLVDTGGLLPEGGDLLSESIRKQVLLAVQESDLLVLVVDGKDGLTTLDREVALFLRKKGKPVIVAVNKIDDPVHEEREFEG